The following proteins are encoded in a genomic region of Sorangiineae bacterium MSr12523:
- a CDS encoding TetR family transcriptional regulator: MTIRKKPVISPRREPRQARSEQMVADILEAAIRVLQSDGVERFTMVRLAEVAGVSVGSLYQYFPNRESLFFRLQQASWGETVDRVQEILVDPNATLEQKVAASVSAVFRANEAEGDLRKAMSEAGAPFRDSPEAIAERERGQQRAIAFFRYALPEASESDIVFIADFISTTTEALAERVSDRRLARHETERWAKAAAEMFSLYIKARACSRTDG, from the coding sequence GTGACAATTCGTAAAAAGCCCGTCATTTCTCCGCGTCGGGAGCCTCGCCAGGCTCGATCCGAGCAGATGGTGGCGGACATTCTCGAAGCAGCCATTCGCGTTTTGCAGTCGGACGGAGTCGAAAGATTCACCATGGTCCGCCTTGCCGAAGTGGCAGGGGTGAGCGTGGGATCGCTCTATCAATACTTCCCCAATCGGGAGTCGCTCTTCTTCCGACTTCAGCAGGCTTCGTGGGGCGAAACGGTGGATCGCGTCCAGGAGATCCTCGTCGATCCGAACGCGACACTCGAGCAGAAGGTGGCGGCTTCTGTTTCCGCAGTGTTTCGCGCCAACGAAGCCGAGGGTGATCTGCGCAAGGCCATGAGCGAGGCCGGCGCCCCCTTCCGTGATTCGCCGGAGGCCATCGCCGAGCGCGAGCGCGGCCAACAGCGCGCCATCGCATTCTTCCGTTATGCCTTACCGGAGGCGAGTGAATCGGACATCGTCTTCATCGCGGACTTCATCAGCACCACGACGGAAGCCCTCGCGGAGAGGGTCTCCGATCGAAGGCTCGCACGCCACGAGACCGAGCGCTGGGCGAAGGCAGCTGCCGAAATGTTTTCGCTCTACATCAAAGCGCGGGCTTGTTCGCGGACAGACGGGTGA
- a CDS encoding GAF domain-containing protein: MSASTPPPPRTPVDLPITPKVYERGNKRLDGVLDFVAFTARPMPLVTLLDEAPRRIVQILGCDVCSLYLVEGENKLVMRGNVGFSRTALGQIRLNVGEGITGQAVEYLRPIISTHAETHASYKHFPGLEEERFPVFLAVPILGKQGPVGAIAVQREAIPFSDPDVELLSVLGALISAGIRHAELIDSQRERSTVTRRAGGGTRKVTLPGRPLVPGKALGAITAPRRPTQRLSAHHLNERTTTIEQDVRLLKVAFDVAEKAILALNERAKGISVGKEGAFLSTYVEILGDMRFRELALEITESGVGIPAALGRVAREATRTAATITRDPFLEERARDVEDLCDALSMLAASDKRAELPSKAVLVGDGLSVFDLLISARAQPCGIALSERATSPRTRILLELLGVPAIVDVQGLFRWSSDGDIALIDADHGLMVINPSKSEIATIRHARNQGGTGPQSGAAPQSGPGAGPGDR; this comes from the coding sequence ATGTCCGCCTCCACGCCTCCGCCGCCGCGCACGCCTGTCGACCTCCCCATCACCCCCAAGGTCTACGAGCGCGGCAACAAACGTCTCGATGGCGTGCTCGACTTCGTCGCGTTCACCGCCCGGCCCATGCCGCTGGTGACGTTGCTCGACGAAGCCCCGCGCCGCATCGTGCAGATCCTCGGCTGCGACGTCTGCTCGCTCTACCTCGTCGAGGGCGAAAACAAGCTCGTCATGCGCGGCAACGTCGGCTTCTCGCGCACCGCGCTGGGGCAGATCCGGCTCAATGTCGGCGAGGGCATCACCGGCCAGGCCGTCGAGTACCTGCGCCCGATCATCTCCACCCACGCCGAGACGCATGCATCGTACAAGCATTTCCCCGGCCTCGAGGAGGAGCGCTTCCCCGTCTTTCTGGCGGTGCCCATCCTGGGCAAGCAAGGGCCGGTGGGCGCCATCGCGGTGCAGCGCGAAGCGATCCCCTTCTCCGATCCCGACGTCGAGTTGCTCAGCGTGCTCGGCGCGCTCATTTCTGCGGGGATCCGCCACGCGGAGCTGATCGACTCGCAGCGCGAACGCAGCACGGTGACGCGGCGCGCGGGTGGGGGCACGCGCAAGGTCACCTTGCCCGGGCGCCCGCTGGTGCCGGGAAAGGCGCTCGGGGCCATCACCGCTCCGCGCCGGCCGACGCAGCGGTTGAGCGCCCATCACTTGAACGAGCGCACCACGACCATCGAGCAGGACGTGCGTCTGCTCAAAGTGGCGTTCGACGTCGCCGAGAAGGCCATTTTGGCGCTGAACGAACGCGCGAAGGGCATCTCCGTGGGCAAGGAAGGCGCGTTCCTCTCGACCTACGTCGAGATCCTCGGCGACATGCGTTTCCGCGAGCTCGCGCTCGAGATCACCGAGTCCGGCGTGGGCATTCCCGCGGCACTCGGCCGCGTCGCCCGCGAGGCCACGCGCACCGCGGCCACCATCACGCGCGATCCCTTCCTCGAGGAGCGCGCACGCGACGTCGAGGATCTGTGCGACGCCTTGAGCATGCTGGCGGCGTCGGACAAGCGCGCCGAGCTTCCGTCCAAGGCGGTGCTCGTCGGAGACGGCCTCAGCGTGTTCGATCTGCTCATCTCCGCCAGGGCGCAGCCGTGCGGCATCGCCTTGAGCGAGCGCGCCACCAGCCCGCGCACCCGCATCCTGCTCGAGCTGCTCGGCGTCCCCGCCATCGTCGATGTGCAGGGACTCTTCCGCTGGTCGTCCGATGGCGACATCGCCCTCATCGATGCCGATCACGGCCTGATGGTCATCAATCCGTCGAAGAGCGAGATCGCCACCATCCGCCATGCGCGAAACCAAGGTGGAACGGGACCGCAGTCGGGAGCGGCCCCGCAATCGGGTCCTGGGGCGGGACCGGGGGATCGCTGA
- a CDS encoding SCP2 sterol-binding domain-containing protein — MANDFPSDAWTRAYKDAINSNPNYKIHGKDWTHGVVAMVVTAEPSLGIPEDIGMWLDVHGGECRDCRLVSREEAEKASFVIVAPYARWKEVIKGEIDPIKAMMQFKLKLTKGHMPTIVKYVHSSRELVNSTAKVPTKFRDEA, encoded by the coding sequence ATGGCCAACGACTTCCCTTCCGATGCATGGACCCGCGCTTACAAGGACGCGATCAATTCCAACCCGAACTACAAGATCCACGGCAAGGATTGGACGCATGGCGTCGTGGCGATGGTCGTGACCGCGGAACCTTCGCTCGGCATCCCGGAGGACATCGGCATGTGGCTCGACGTGCACGGGGGCGAGTGTCGCGATTGCCGCCTCGTTTCGCGCGAGGAGGCTGAAAAGGCGTCGTTCGTCATCGTTGCGCCCTATGCCCGGTGGAAAGAAGTCATCAAGGGCGAGATCGACCCCATCAAGGCGATGATGCAGTTCAAACTGAAGCTGACGAAGGGGCACATGCCGACCATCGTCAAGTACGTTCACTCCTCCCGTGAGCTCGTGAACTCGACCGCCAAGGTACCGACGAAGTTCCGCGACGAGGCTTGA
- a CDS encoding response regulator codes for MTVQTPLVLVADDEPSMLELVARHLRTMKDPSIEVIEASDGEQAWSLAQEHLPDLVVLDVMMPGMSGWEVCRKIREEVALAHTGVLMLTGIGENLNQLTSPLYGADAYIDKPFDFGELDDKVRIALEAREAQREGISRPPLNGVAGAARPARIAKAAAKKKTAPKAKKKAAKKPAPKKVTPKKVVAQKAAPKKAAPKKAAVKKAAPKKKATAPKKIAAKAAKAVKNGAAKKNGASHRKAPPKPSKAPKVVAPPKAGAGAKASGKKAPARGKARATR; via the coding sequence ATGACCGTACAGACGCCCCTGGTCCTCGTTGCCGACGACGAGCCGTCGATGCTCGAGTTGGTTGCACGTCATCTCCGGACCATGAAAGACCCCTCCATCGAGGTCATCGAGGCCTCCGACGGTGAGCAAGCATGGTCCCTCGCCCAGGAGCACCTGCCCGATCTGGTGGTGCTCGATGTGATGATGCCCGGCATGAGCGGCTGGGAGGTCTGTCGCAAGATCCGCGAGGAAGTCGCGCTCGCGCACACCGGCGTGTTGATGCTCACCGGCATCGGTGAAAACTTGAACCAGCTCACGAGCCCGCTCTACGGGGCCGACGCGTACATCGACAAGCCGTTCGACTTCGGTGAACTCGACGACAAGGTGCGCATCGCCCTCGAAGCGCGCGAAGCTCAGCGTGAAGGCATCTCGCGCCCGCCGCTCAACGGCGTCGCCGGTGCCGCCCGCCCCGCCCGCATCGCCAAGGCCGCCGCCAAGAAGAAGACAGCCCCGAAGGCGAAAAAGAAGGCCGCCAAAAAGCCCGCACCGAAGAAGGTGACGCCGAAGAAGGTGGTCGCGCAGAAAGCCGCGCCGAAGAAGGCGGCTCCGAAAAAGGCGGCGGTGAAGAAGGCCGCGCCGAAGAAGAAGGCGACGGCCCCCAAGAAGATCGCCGCAAAAGCCGCGAAAGCCGTGAAGAACGGTGCGGCCAAGAAGAACGGCGCCTCGCATCGCAAGGCTCCCCCCAAGCCTTCCAAAGCTCCCAAGGTCGTTGCGCCCCCCAAAGCGGGCGCGGGGGCAAAGGCGTCAGGCAAGAAGGCTCCGGCTCGGGGCAAAGCTCGCGCGACGCGTTAA
- a CDS encoding NAD-dependent epimerase/dehydratase family protein, which translates to MSNDVHVILGAGQIGSRLAEVLLAKGHRVRLVRKGPARTTRPNLEYLSGDITDLGFAERAARNAAVVYDCMNPPYHMWPELLLPIARGALHGAEKAGAKLVALDCLYMYGRPVGAMHEDSVIAPCSKKGALRVRLAELRMEAHRQGRVPVAVGRASDFFGSDLPYSLWNPRFFERVFAGRAAECMGDPDMLHAYTYAPDIARALATLGERDEAMGRIWILPTHAAESTRALVQRLGRALHLDGIQVTRVPKWLVRAMGVFNPFMREVVEMMYQWEVPFTVDDSRFRETFGYGPTPLDEAVAEVASWALTRRASFAPSRSLLA; encoded by the coding sequence ATGAGCAACGACGTTCACGTCATCCTCGGCGCCGGCCAAATTGGTTCCCGCCTGGCCGAAGTCCTCCTCGCCAAAGGCCACCGCGTGCGCCTCGTGCGCAAAGGGCCGGCGCGCACCACGCGGCCGAACCTCGAGTACCTGTCGGGCGACATCACGGATCTCGGCTTTGCCGAGCGCGCCGCGCGGAATGCCGCCGTGGTTTACGACTGCATGAACCCGCCCTACCACATGTGGCCGGAGCTACTTCTTCCCATTGCCCGCGGGGCGCTGCATGGCGCGGAGAAAGCGGGGGCGAAGCTCGTGGCGCTCGATTGTCTTTACATGTACGGCCGCCCCGTCGGCGCCATGCACGAAGACTCCGTAATCGCGCCATGCAGTAAGAAAGGCGCCCTTCGCGTCCGCCTCGCCGAGCTTCGCATGGAGGCGCACCGCCAGGGCCGCGTGCCCGTGGCCGTCGGGCGCGCCAGCGACTTCTTCGGGTCGGACCTCCCCTATTCGCTCTGGAACCCCCGCTTTTTCGAGCGCGTCTTCGCGGGCAGGGCCGCCGAGTGCATGGGCGATCCCGACATGCTCCACGCCTACACGTATGCGCCCGACATCGCGCGCGCCCTCGCCACCTTGGGCGAACGCGACGAGGCCATGGGCCGCATCTGGATCCTTCCCACCCACGCCGCCGAGAGCACGCGGGCACTCGTCCAGCGCCTCGGACGCGCGCTCCATCTCGATGGCATCCAGGTGACGCGGGTGCCCAAGTGGCTCGTGCGCGCAATGGGCGTGTTCAACCCCTTCATGCGCGAGGTCGTCGAGATGATGTACCAGTGGGAGGTCCCCTTCACGGTGGACGACTCCCGCTTCCGCGAGACCTTCGGCTACGGCCCCACGCCCCTCGACGAGGCCGTGGCCGAGGTCGCAAGCTGGGCGTTAACGCGTCGCGCGAGCTTTGCCCCGAGCCGGAGCCTTCTTGCCTGA